A single Bifidobacterium scardovii JCM 12489 = DSM 13734 DNA region contains:
- a CDS encoding ABC transporter permease, producing the protein MAVIINDAGVVNESGETLTPLQAGAPKPPQLRARRVRRQGEIKAVILTVTLLFLFLPLLSMLLFTVRHPLSGKWSLAAWQAIFTGNGEAMGTDMAVLWQGLGSSLGLCAVTVVIMLLLMVPTMVIVHIRSRQLERAIEWVATLPLTIPAIVLVVGLGPIYRWLSADVLSTDPIWLCFAYVILVMPFAFRAIAVGLNSIDVKTLCEASRSLGASWPRVFFRVIIPNLWQSILSASFISIAVVLGEYTVASLLGRMNLQVALFQIGQSNSQISTAMSLLALLFGVILLVALDLISNAMRNRKEGTQ; encoded by the coding sequence ATGGCAGTGATCATCAACGATGCCGGAGTCGTCAACGAATCCGGCGAAACCCTGACCCCGCTGCAGGCCGGCGCCCCCAAGCCTCCGCAGCTGCGCGCCCGCCGCGTGCGCCGGCAGGGCGAGATCAAGGCGGTGATCCTCACCGTCACGCTGCTGTTCCTGTTCCTGCCCTTGCTGTCGATGCTGCTGTTCACCGTGCGTCACCCGCTGTCCGGCAAGTGGAGTCTCGCCGCATGGCAGGCGATCTTCACCGGCAACGGCGAGGCGATGGGCACCGACATGGCCGTGCTCTGGCAGGGCCTCGGCTCGTCGCTCGGCCTGTGCGCGGTGACCGTCGTGATCATGCTGCTGCTCATGGTGCCGACCATGGTGATCGTGCACATCCGGTCTCGTCAGCTGGAGCGGGCGATCGAATGGGTGGCGACCCTGCCCCTGACGATCCCCGCGATCGTACTCGTCGTCGGGCTCGGGCCGATCTACCGCTGGCTGAGCGCCGACGTGCTGAGCACCGATCCGATCTGGCTGTGCTTCGCCTACGTGATTCTGGTTATGCCGTTCGCCTTCCGCGCGATCGCGGTCGGGCTGAACTCCATCGACGTGAAGACGCTGTGCGAGGCCTCGCGCTCGCTCGGCGCCTCGTGGCCGCGCGTGTTCTTCCGCGTGATCATCCCGAATCTGTGGCAGTCGATCCTGTCGGCCTCGTTCATCTCCATCGCCGTGGTGCTGGGCGAATACACGGTCGCCTCGTTGCTCGGCCGCATGAACCTGCAGGTCGCGCTGTTCCAGATCGGCCAGTCCAATTCCCAGATCTCCACCGCCATGTCGTTGCTCGCATTGCTCTTCGGCGTGATTCTGCTGGTGGCCTTGGATCTTATCTCCAATGCGATGCGCAACCGTAAGGAAGGCACACAATGA
- a CDS encoding TetR/AcrR family transcriptional regulator has translation MPRPRRDSEILPAKERMENAFWELLADREYRKITVTDIVRAADVNRNSFYYHYSGLPELADSAIMHTVQNTHLAFPTPNSDPDEMWRKNVITMLRTSGPRERLDRLALLAGPHSSPALIDSLRDFGRLTMISTLQLDPDHLDLKTDLMLDFTVGGMLSVLRRWPELSNSIELEDLLKEDVAVLAMGLYLSMSKTDMRGYWHRIFRDDVREIGGSDGSDGQGSPDEGTGRSE, from the coding sequence ATGCCACGCCCACGCCGAGATTCGGAGATCCTGCCGGCCAAGGAGCGCATGGAAAACGCGTTCTGGGAGCTGCTCGCCGATCGCGAGTACCGCAAGATCACCGTCACCGACATCGTGCGCGCCGCCGACGTCAACCGCAACTCGTTCTACTACCATTACAGCGGGCTGCCGGAACTCGCCGACTCGGCCATCATGCATACGGTGCAGAACACGCATCTGGCCTTCCCCACGCCGAACTCCGATCCGGATGAGATGTGGCGCAAGAACGTGATCACCATGCTGCGCACGTCCGGGCCGCGCGAGCGTCTGGACCGTCTCGCCCTGCTCGCCGGCCCGCACAGCTCGCCGGCGCTCATCGACTCGCTGCGCGACTTCGGCCGTCTCACCATGATCAGCACGCTGCAGCTCGACCCAGATCACCTCGACCTGAAAACCGATCTGATGCTCGACTTCACGGTCGGCGGCATGCTGAGCGTGCTGCGCCGCTGGCCCGAACTGAGCAACAGCATCGAGTTGGAGGACCTGCTCAAGGAGGATGTGGCCGTACTGGCGATGGGTCTGTACCTGTCGATGTCGAAAACCGACATGCGCGGCTACTGGCACCGCATCTTCCGCGACGATGTGCGGGAGATCGGCGGAAGCGACGGAAGCGACGGACAGGGGTCGCCCGACGAGGGCACCGGCCGCAGCGAATAA
- a CDS encoding DUF2974 domain-containing protein, whose translation MGNITQYASRETRSFTDEPFNAVDALVLASLAYEKMPATVQTLDDATARYGTLTARMRSWFSGPQDSGVVQQSLQPPQPRTGTPHRHRMRGLPFRAPFSDVTLGDVAEELDPKDFDVATGHTGLADPKLTQHLYEAVARSPRFAPIRLDGYADRFSRERQMQFAAVTMLLPDGTLAVVFRGTDDTFVGWKEDFNMAFQYPVPAQHAAAEYVNGVACLWRGPLVLLGHSKGGNLAVYAALNAPEKVAERITKVYSLDGPGFPSSVVNSPAYAAMMDRIEKIVPDSSIVGMIFETPEPCRVVRSDQQGPMQHLAFSWQVNGDDFDYLSEVAHSSQLFNQSLNSWLESMSTEQRERTVDALFSILHASNTDSISGLMNAGLKAVPNMIGTFVGLSDEDRRHLLEAVNLFVSASLARRR comes from the coding sequence TTGGGCAACATCACGCAGTACGCGTCACGCGAAACGCGGTCGTTCACGGATGAGCCGTTCAACGCGGTGGATGCGCTGGTGCTGGCTTCGCTCGCCTACGAGAAGATGCCGGCCACCGTGCAGACGCTCGACGACGCCACGGCGCGCTACGGCACGCTGACGGCCAGGATGCGCTCGTGGTTCTCCGGCCCGCAGGACTCCGGCGTGGTACAACAGTCTTTACAGCCCCCGCAGCCCCGGACCGGCACCCCGCACCGGCACCGCATGCGCGGGCTCCCGTTCCGCGCCCCGTTCAGCGACGTGACGCTCGGCGACGTGGCCGAGGAACTCGACCCCAAGGACTTTGACGTCGCCACCGGGCACACCGGGCTGGCCGATCCGAAACTCACCCAACACCTGTACGAGGCCGTGGCCCGATCCCCCCGATTCGCGCCAATCCGCCTCGACGGGTACGCGGACCGTTTCAGCAGGGAGCGGCAGATGCAGTTCGCCGCGGTGACGATGCTGCTGCCCGACGGCACGCTGGCGGTCGTGTTCCGGGGCACCGACGACACTTTCGTCGGCTGGAAAGAGGACTTCAACATGGCCTTCCAGTACCCGGTCCCGGCCCAGCACGCCGCCGCTGAGTACGTGAACGGGGTCGCGTGCCTGTGGCGCGGCCCCCTGGTGCTGCTCGGCCATTCCAAAGGCGGCAATCTGGCCGTGTACGCCGCGCTCAACGCGCCGGAGAAGGTCGCCGAGCGCATCACGAAGGTGTATTCGCTGGACGGCCCGGGCTTCCCGTCATCGGTGGTGAACAGCCCGGCGTATGCGGCCATGATGGACCGCATCGAGAAGATCGTGCCGGATTCGTCGATCGTCGGCATGATCTTCGAGACCCCCGAGCCGTGCCGCGTGGTGCGCTCCGACCAGCAGGGGCCGATGCAGCATCTGGCGTTCTCGTGGCAGGTGAACGGCGACGACTTCGACTATCTGTCCGAAGTGGCGCACAGCTCGCAGCTGTTCAACCAGTCGCTGAACAGCTGGCTGGAGTCGATGAGCACCGAGCAGCGCGAGCGCACGGTCGACGCGCTGTTCTCGATCCTGCACGCCAGCAACACCGACAGCATCTCCGGCCTGATGAACGCCGGTCTGAAAGCCGTGCCGAATATGATCGGCACCTTCGTCGGCCTGTCGGACGAGGATCGCCGGCATCTGCTGGAGGCCGTGAATCTGTTCGTATCGGCGTCGCTGGCCCGCCGGCGATAA
- a CDS encoding NAD(P)H-dependent glycerol-3-phosphate dehydrogenase: MGKRITVLGAGAWGTAFGQVLADAGNAVTMWAKEPEIVEGIRDHHHNGVRLPSVEKLPENMTATGDRAEAVKDADIIVVAIAAQFARVALVEFKDLIPGDAIVVSLMKGIERGTSKRMDEVVREALDLPADRFAAISGPNLSKEIADRQPAATVVACVNIDHARTVAEACTTSYFKAFVSTDVIGLEMCGSLKNVVALAVGMARGAGYGENTAAMIETRGLAELTALGQAAGADPKTFAGLAGVGDLIATCGSPLSRNYTFGSNLGKGLSVEEATKVSNGVAEGVPTTDAVVALGDELGVPTPLAYAMSRVLSEGLSCKEMLAQLFGGDITEE; this comes from the coding sequence ATGGGTAAGAGAATTACGGTACTGGGTGCGGGCGCATGGGGTACCGCTTTCGGCCAGGTGCTGGCCGATGCGGGCAACGCCGTGACGATGTGGGCCAAGGAGCCCGAGATCGTGGAGGGCATCCGCGACCATCACCACAACGGCGTGCGTCTGCCCAGCGTCGAGAAGCTGCCCGAGAACATGACCGCCACGGGCGATCGCGCCGAGGCCGTCAAGGACGCCGACATCATCGTGGTGGCCATCGCGGCCCAGTTCGCGCGCGTGGCGCTCGTGGAATTCAAGGACCTGATCCCGGGCGATGCGATCGTCGTGAGCCTGATGAAGGGCATCGAGCGCGGCACCAGCAAGCGCATGGACGAGGTCGTGCGCGAGGCGCTCGATCTGCCGGCCGACCGCTTCGCCGCCATCTCCGGCCCGAACCTGAGCAAGGAGATCGCCGACCGCCAGCCCGCGGCGACCGTCGTGGCCTGCGTGAACATCGACCATGCGCGCACGGTCGCCGAGGCGTGCACCACCAGCTACTTCAAGGCATTCGTCAGCACCGACGTGATCGGCCTCGAAATGTGCGGATCGCTCAAGAACGTCGTCGCGCTCGCCGTCGGCATGGCCCGCGGCGCGGGATACGGCGAGAACACCGCCGCGATGATCGAGACGCGCGGCCTTGCGGAGCTGACGGCGCTCGGCCAGGCCGCCGGCGCCGACCCGAAGACCTTCGCCGGACTCGCCGGCGTCGGCGATCTGATCGCCACCTGCGGCTCCCCGCTGAGCCGCAACTACACCTTCGGCTCGAATCTCGGCAAGGGGCTGAGCGTCGAGGAGGCCACGAAGGTCAGCAATGGCGTGGCCGAAGGCGTGCCGACCACCGACGCGGTCGTGGCGCTCGGCGACGAGCTCGGCGTGCCGACCCCGCTCGCCTATGCGATGAGCCGCGTGCTGAGCGAGGGGCTGTCCTGCAAGGAGATGCTCGCCCAGCTGTTCGGCGGCGACATCACCGAGGAGTGA
- a CDS encoding ABC transporter permease, which translates to MSSAASAPSSPAARVNRGRAASSPAISAHRKALGTIGVTIPFFAYTACFLLAPTLIVVFGAFTSASGGFTLANFAKLLEPNTISSFVTSLVVSLASALIGAVAGALASYALVIGSKPNGLLRRMVSAVSSVLAQFGGVMLAFAFIATLGINGVGTMLIKTLFDYTLNPNWLSSLPGLVTVYCYFQIPLMIIIFLPAVDSIRPQWREATESLGGNTWQYWTRVAGPILAPRFISSFLLLFASAFSAYATAAALFSQRSILVPLMIQGAMRNEMDPNQQGFAQVLAFAMIVVVAIVMMISHAVEKRAGRWQ; encoded by the coding sequence ATGAGTAGTGCAGCATCTGCACCATCATCTCCGGCCGCCCGCGTCAACCGCGGGCGCGCCGCGTCTTCCCCCGCGATCTCGGCGCATCGCAAGGCGCTGGGCACCATCGGCGTGACCATCCCGTTCTTCGCCTACACCGCCTGCTTTCTGCTCGCCCCGACCCTGATCGTGGTGTTCGGCGCGTTCACCTCGGCCTCCGGCGGCTTCACCCTCGCCAATTTCGCCAAACTGCTCGAGCCGAACACGATCTCCAGCTTCGTCACGTCGCTGGTCGTCTCGCTCGCCTCCGCCTTGATCGGCGCGGTCGCCGGCGCGCTCGCCTCCTACGCTCTGGTGATCGGCTCGAAGCCCAACGGCCTGCTGCGCCGCATGGTGTCGGCCGTCTCCTCGGTGCTCGCCCAGTTCGGCGGCGTGATGCTCGCGTTTGCGTTCATCGCCACGCTCGGCATCAACGGCGTCGGCACGATGCTCATCAAGACGCTGTTCGACTACACGCTGAACCCGAACTGGCTCAGCTCCCTGCCGGGTCTGGTCACCGTCTACTGCTACTTCCAGATCCCGCTGATGATCATCATCTTCCTGCCGGCGGTCGATTCGATCCGCCCGCAATGGCGCGAGGCCACCGAAAGCCTGGGCGGCAACACCTGGCAGTACTGGACGCGTGTGGCCGGCCCGATCCTCGCGCCGCGCTTCATCTCCTCGTTCCTGCTGCTGTTCGCCAGCGCGTTCTCCGCGTACGCGACCGCCGCCGCGCTCTTCTCCCAGCGCTCGATCCTCGTGCCGCTGATGATCCAGGGCGCGATGCGCAACGAAATGGACCCGAACCAGCAGGGCTTCGCCCAGGTGCTCGCGTTCGCGATGATCGTGGTCGTGGCGATCGTCATGATGATCAGCCACGCCGTGGAAAAGAGGGCCGGACGATGGCAGTGA
- a CDS encoding ABC transporter ATP-binding protein, which produces MTIADQKAAVASAAESFRSGARHGGSATGSVTEAAKAVLRDSSGRGGIQMQNVDKIYPGASFKALDDFNLDIKPGEMVVLLGGSGCGKSTALRSLAGLEDIQSGRIIVGGQDVTGVPVNKRNMAMVFQAYSLFPHMTALQNVEFGLEVHGVGKSDRRRIAMEKLELVGLVDQAGKFTQQMSGGQQQRVALARALAVSPRVLLLDEPLSALDAKVRVQLRDEIRRIQLGTGTTTVFVTHDQEEALAVADRIGVMNHGRIEQIAAPQTLYRKPATEYVATFIGLTNRLPGMSDGKEAMVFGRRVPLLEGSRRGDDATVLVRPENLTLQAADASAAASGGASGVGERARVEVIHFLGALVRVDVALSSAHWLRRNDGEQPKVTVQLPANELPAGLAIGSDVIVAPRPIPALAV; this is translated from the coding sequence ATGACCATCGCCGACCAGAAAGCCGCCGTCGCGTCGGCCGCCGAATCGTTCCGTTCCGGCGCGCGGCACGGCGGTTCCGCTACCGGTTCCGTCACCGAGGCCGCCAAGGCCGTGCTCAGGGATTCGTCCGGGCGCGGCGGCATCCAGATGCAGAACGTCGACAAGATCTACCCCGGGGCGTCGTTCAAGGCGCTCGACGACTTCAACCTCGACATCAAGCCCGGCGAGATGGTCGTGCTGCTCGGCGGCTCCGGCTGCGGCAAGTCGACCGCGCTGCGCTCGCTCGCCGGCCTCGAGGACATCCAGTCGGGCCGCATCATCGTCGGCGGCCAGGACGTGACCGGCGTGCCGGTCAACAAGCGCAATATGGCGATGGTGTTCCAGGCGTACTCGCTGTTCCCGCACATGACCGCGCTGCAGAACGTCGAATTCGGCCTCGAGGTGCATGGCGTCGGCAAATCCGACCGGCGCCGGATCGCCATGGAGAAGCTCGAACTGGTTGGGCTGGTCGATCAGGCCGGCAAGTTCACCCAGCAGATGTCGGGCGGCCAGCAGCAGCGCGTGGCCCTGGCCCGCGCGCTCGCGGTGTCGCCGCGCGTGCTGCTGCTGGATGAGCCGCTGTCCGCCTTGGACGCGAAGGTGCGTGTGCAGCTGCGCGACGAGATCCGCCGCATCCAGCTCGGCACTGGCACCACCACCGTGTTCGTCACGCACGATCAGGAGGAGGCGCTCGCCGTGGCCGACCGCATCGGCGTGATGAACCACGGGCGCATCGAGCAGATCGCCGCCCCGCAGACCCTGTACCGCAAGCCGGCCACCGAATACGTGGCCACGTTCATCGGCCTGACGAACCGTCTGCCGGGCATGTCCGACGGCAAGGAGGCCATGGTGTTCGGCCGCCGCGTGCCCCTGCTGGAAGGGTCCAGGCGAGGGGACGACGCCACCGTGCTGGTGCGCCCCGAAAACCTGACGCTGCAGGCCGCGGACGCCTCCGCCGCGGCCTCGGGCGGCGCCTCGGGCGTCGGGGAGCGTGCGCGCGTCGAGGTGATCCACTTCCTCGGCGCGCTGGTGCGCGTCGACGTGGCGCTCTCCTCGGCGCACTGGCTGCGGCGGAACGACGGCGAGCAGCCGAAGGTCACCGTGCAGCTGCCGGCCAACGAGCTGCCGGCCGGCCTGGCCATCGGCTCCGACGTGATCGTCGCGCCCCGGCCGATCCCCGCGCTCGCCGTCTGA
- a CDS encoding ABC transporter substrate-binding protein: MNSLQKLAAGSLAAVLALSMAACGSGSGGTAASGDSASGKAVKVNEKSAAATSLADFGTMADLEKAAKEEGALNVIALPHDWSNYGEVIDGFKKKYPEIKITELNPNASSKEEVDAAKTNKGTDAAPDVFDLGLSVADSSTDYFAPYKVQAWDSIPESAKNADGLYYADYTGIMAIGWNKGKYGDISSLDDLLDPKFAGTVALNGKPAEAGSAFNGFLMVNALSGGDLDNTQPSLDFFKKLKDAGNLTQIDVTNATIDSGQTGVVFDWSYNQASYQSSLKEQGVNWQYKTFPKAQVVSYYNQAINKDAPHPAAARLWEEYLYSADAQNLWLKGGATPVLLDAMQQDGTVDKDTLAKSVKLEGDPINATSEQAAKITEWLQNNWDSTIGN; this comes from the coding sequence ATGAATTCCCTGCAGAAGCTTGCGGCCGGCTCCCTTGCCGCCGTTCTCGCCCTGTCGATGGCCGCCTGCGGTTCGGGCAGCGGCGGCACCGCGGCCAGCGGCGACTCCGCCTCCGGCAAGGCCGTGAAGGTGAACGAGAAGTCCGCGGCCGCCACCTCGCTCGCCGACTTCGGCACGATGGCGGATCTGGAGAAGGCCGCCAAGGAAGAAGGCGCGCTCAACGTCATCGCCCTGCCGCACGACTGGTCGAACTACGGCGAGGTCATCGACGGCTTCAAGAAGAAGTACCCGGAGATCAAGATCACCGAGCTCAACCCGAACGCCTCCTCCAAGGAGGAGGTCGACGCGGCCAAGACCAACAAGGGCACCGACGCCGCCCCCGACGTGTTCGACCTGGGCCTGTCCGTGGCCGACTCGAGCACCGACTACTTCGCCCCGTACAAGGTGCAGGCGTGGGATTCGATCCCCGAGAGCGCCAAGAACGCCGACGGCCTGTACTACGCCGACTACACCGGCATCATGGCGATCGGCTGGAACAAGGGCAAGTACGGCGACATCTCCTCGCTCGACGATCTGCTCGACCCGAAGTTCGCCGGCACCGTCGCGCTCAACGGCAAGCCCGCCGAGGCCGGTTCCGCGTTCAACGGCTTCCTTATGGTCAACGCTCTGTCCGGCGGCGACCTCGACAACACCCAGCCCAGCCTCGACTTCTTCAAGAAGCTCAAGGACGCCGGCAACCTTACCCAGATCGACGTGACCAACGCCACCATCGACTCCGGCCAGACCGGCGTCGTGTTCGACTGGAGCTACAACCAGGCCTCCTACCAGTCCTCCCTCAAGGAACAGGGCGTGAACTGGCAGTACAAGACCTTCCCGAAGGCCCAGGTCGTGAGCTACTACAACCAGGCCATCAACAAGGACGCCCCGCACCCGGCGGCCGCCCGTCTGTGGGAGGAGTACCTGTACTCCGCCGACGCCCAGAACCTGTGGCTCAAGGGCGGCGCCACCCCGGTGCTGCTCGACGCGATGCAGCAGGACGGCACGGTCGACAAGGACACGCTCGCCAAGTCCGTCAAGCTCGAGGGCGACCCGATCAACGCCACCAGCGAGCAGGCGGCCAAGATCACCGAATGGCTGCAGAACAACTGGGACTCCACGATCGGCAACTGA
- a CDS encoding lysophospholipid acyltransferase family protein, whose translation MASKGKPSPRSAVKPLSDAQVAQLAARHRLVDPTHEFPTGPRKANQAEINAQNPKATKRLLAGVAAVFRASCRTRAWGLEHVPEEGVFITAATHVTMFDVFVPMMSLFHMGRRPRYMAKAEMAKWPLIGKWFQLVGMQPVERRSGKARAIEETSIEIITNGRPLTVWPEGTVTRDPQKWPMSMKNGVGVIALEASRRLGRQVPLFCAVTWGAASINHWWPWPRKNVVMCYDNRLDYADLLADQESWGDELPQEAADELTRRIRVRMTEIMAEIRGEQAPDGYWDYRTMRRVKDA comes from the coding sequence ATGGCATCCAAAGGAAAACCGTCGCCGCGCTCCGCGGTCAAGCCGTTATCCGATGCGCAGGTGGCACAGCTCGCCGCGCGGCATCGTCTCGTCGATCCCACGCACGAATTCCCGACCGGTCCGCGCAAGGCCAATCAGGCCGAAATCAACGCGCAGAACCCCAAGGCGACCAAACGATTGCTCGCCGGGGTCGCCGCCGTGTTCCGCGCCAGCTGCAGGACCCGGGCGTGGGGGCTCGAGCATGTGCCCGAGGAGGGGGTGTTCATCACCGCGGCCACGCACGTCACCATGTTCGACGTGTTCGTGCCGATGATGAGCCTGTTCCACATGGGCCGCCGCCCGCGTTACATGGCCAAGGCGGAGATGGCGAAGTGGCCGCTGATCGGCAAATGGTTCCAGCTGGTCGGCATGCAGCCGGTCGAGCGCCGGTCCGGCAAGGCGCGGGCCATCGAGGAGACCTCGATCGAGATCATCACCAACGGCAGGCCGCTGACCGTGTGGCCGGAGGGCACGGTGACGCGCGATCCGCAGAAATGGCCGATGAGCATGAAGAACGGCGTCGGCGTCATCGCGCTTGAGGCGTCGCGCCGGCTGGGTCGCCAGGTGCCGCTGTTCTGCGCGGTGACGTGGGGCGCGGCCAGCATCAACCACTGGTGGCCGTGGCCGCGCAAGAACGTGGTCATGTGCTACGACAATCGACTGGACTATGCCGATCTGCTCGCCGATCAGGAGTCGTGGGGCGACGAACTGCCGCAGGAGGCCGCCGACGAGCTGACCAGGCGCATCCGCGTGCGCATGACCGAGATCATGGCCGAGATCCGCGGCGAGCAGGCCCCCGACGGGTACTGGGACTATCGCACGATGCGGCGCGTGAAGGACGCCTGA
- a CDS encoding mechanosensitive ion channel family protein, translating to MDAILQWFGANAGKIIFLTITLVAAALITKALSGLLRRVLDSTNMPSASIFINIMRVLVWVVAVAIVLKPVFGIDPTTLMTALGVGGIAVSLGLKDTIANVIGGFGLMLGRVIQPGDLVTVSGTTGVVKDITWRQTVVRERSGNEMVIPNSVLNTASLERLTPGNEGLVSVRFTAKGGGDTDLISRRIIARVQEATSEFAEPGSTPLVKFTGFSPYGIEGEVLIFAKPGVFLSTVRDAAVRALADADYLEQRAAIGA from the coding sequence ATGGACGCGATACTGCAGTGGTTCGGCGCGAACGCCGGCAAGATCATCTTTCTCACGATAACGCTCGTGGCGGCGGCGCTGATCACCAAGGCGCTCAGCGGCCTGCTGCGGCGGGTGCTGGACAGCACCAATATGCCAAGCGCCTCGATCTTCATCAACATCATGCGCGTGCTGGTCTGGGTCGTCGCGGTGGCGATCGTGCTCAAACCGGTGTTCGGCATCGACCCGACCACGCTGATGACGGCGCTCGGCGTCGGCGGCATCGCCGTGTCGCTGGGCCTGAAGGACACGATAGCGAATGTGATCGGCGGCTTCGGCCTCATGCTCGGCAGGGTGATCCAGCCGGGCGATCTGGTGACCGTCTCCGGCACAACCGGCGTGGTCAAGGACATCACCTGGCGGCAGACCGTGGTGCGCGAGCGCAGCGGCAACGAGATGGTGATTCCCAATTCGGTGCTCAACACCGCCTCGCTGGAACGGCTGACGCCGGGCAACGAGGGACTGGTCAGCGTGCGGTTCACCGCGAAGGGCGGCGGCGACACCGACCTGATCTCGCGGCGGATCATCGCGCGCGTGCAGGAGGCGACCTCCGAATTCGCCGAACCGGGTTCGACCCCGTTGGTCAAATTCACCGGATTCTCGCCGTACGGCATCGAAGGCGAGGTGCTCATCTTCGCCAAGCCCGGCGTCTTCCTGTCCACGGTGCGCGATGCGGCCGTGCGCGCACTGGCCGACGCCGACTACCTCGAACAGCGGGCCGCGATCGGCGCGTAG
- a CDS encoding D-alanine--D-alanine ligase family protein, with product MAKKRVVVMYGGKADEHSISCISAAGVLKALDADRFEAIEIGITKAGQWIVGGQDPRVWDLNGGALPTVERVEGSRDVVLDVALGQDGFFAREADGTMTSLGHVDAVLPVLHGPFGEDGTIQGLFEMMDVPYVGCGVLTSAACMDKHYTKVLLAAAGIPVAPGITLDTRSFDKDGEFAADADAVLAQVEAAGLSYPLFVKPSRAGSSFGVTKVEHEGDAAELAAAVYEASHHDWRVLIEQGIDAREIECAVLCPKAGEEPRASWPGEIVLDKRAGGDDQFYDFDSKYMDATASHVEVPAKLPAELLERVRETAVKAFKAVDGTGLSRVDSFVTPGGEVMVNEINTMPGFTPISMYPKAWEATGITYTDLITALIEGVLR from the coding sequence ATGGCCAAAAAGCGCGTTGTGGTGATGTACGGCGGTAAGGCGGACGAGCATTCGATTTCCTGCATTTCCGCCGCAGGAGTGTTGAAGGCGTTGGACGCGGATCGCTTCGAGGCGATCGAGATCGGCATCACCAAGGCCGGTCAGTGGATCGTCGGGGGGCAGGACCCCCGTGTGTGGGATCTGAACGGCGGCGCGTTGCCGACCGTCGAGCGCGTCGAGGGCTCGCGCGACGTCGTGCTGGACGTGGCGCTCGGCCAGGACGGGTTCTTCGCCCGCGAAGCCGATGGCACGATGACCTCCCTTGGCCACGTCGATGCCGTGCTGCCGGTGCTGCACGGCCCGTTCGGCGAGGACGGCACGATCCAGGGCCTGTTCGAGATGATGGATGTGCCGTACGTCGGCTGCGGCGTGCTCACCTCCGCCGCGTGCATGGACAAGCACTACACCAAGGTGCTGCTCGCCGCGGCCGGCATCCCGGTCGCCCCGGGCATCACGCTCGACACGCGGTCGTTCGACAAGGACGGCGAATTCGCCGCCGACGCGGATGCGGTTCTCGCGCAGGTGGAGGCCGCCGGACTGAGCTACCCGCTGTTCGTCAAGCCTTCGCGCGCCGGCTCCAGCTTCGGCGTCACCAAGGTCGAGCATGAGGGGGACGCCGCCGAGCTTGCGGCCGCGGTGTACGAGGCGAGCCACCACGACTGGCGCGTCCTGATCGAGCAGGGCATCGACGCGCGCGAGATCGAATGCGCGGTGCTGTGTCCGAAGGCCGGCGAGGAGCCGCGCGCCAGCTGGCCGGGCGAGATCGTGCTCGACAAGCGTGCCGGCGGCGACGACCAGTTCTACGATTTCGACAGCAAGTACATGGATGCGACCGCCAGCCACGTCGAGGTTCCGGCCAAGCTGCCGGCCGAGCTGCTTGAGCGCGTGCGCGAGACCGCGGTCAAGGCGTTCAAGGCCGTGGACGGCACCGGTCTGAGCCGCGTCGACTCGTTCGTCACCCCGGGCGGCGAGGTCATGGTCAACGAGATCAACACCATGCCCGGGTTCACCCCGATCTCCATGTACCCCAAGGCGTGGGAGGCCACCGGCATCACCTACACCGACCTGATCACCGCGCTCATCGAGGGCGTGCTGCGCTAG